The Candidatus Binatus sp. genome has a window encoding:
- a CDS encoding glutamate-5-semialdehyde dehydrogenase, translating to MSVEADTVAALARARAAAPGMALATTAQKNDFLRRLASSIRDSRAEIIRANATDLERARKSGRGGAFVERLTLDDQRIEAMAAGVLQVEALDDPVGAAIEKWTRPNGLKIEKRRVPIGVIAMIYESRPNVTVDAAALTLKAGNAVVLRGGSEALGSNGFLSGLIAQALRDAGLNPDAATFIRDPDREVIQIMKRSRELIDLIIPRGGKSLKEALEGSAVALLPHFDGICHTYVDSAADLKMAEEICLNAKCSRPSVCNSMETLLVHRAVAEKFLPALAARMTAAGVEIRGDERTRKIVPAARAATDEDWDTEYLELILAVKVVDSLDEAIAFIARHGSHLADAIVTGDAEAAARFEREVDSATVYVNASTRFTDGFEFGFGAETGISTNRLHARGPMGLNELTTYKYVVGGTGQVRA from the coding sequence ATGAGTGTTGAAGCGGATACGGTTGCGGCGCTTGCGCGGGCGCGGGCGGCGGCGCCAGGGATGGCGCTGGCCACCACGGCGCAGAAAAACGATTTTCTACGCCGGCTGGCGAGCTCGATTCGCGATTCACGCGCGGAAATTATCCGCGCCAACGCAACCGACCTGGAGCGCGCGCGCAAGAGCGGACGCGGCGGAGCGTTCGTCGAGCGGCTGACGCTCGACGACCAGCGAATCGAAGCGATGGCCGCGGGCGTGCTTCAGGTCGAGGCGCTCGACGATCCGGTCGGGGCTGCGATCGAGAAGTGGACGCGGCCCAACGGGCTGAAGATCGAAAAGCGGCGCGTGCCGATCGGCGTGATTGCGATGATTTACGAATCTCGCCCCAACGTCACGGTGGATGCGGCCGCGCTGACGCTGAAAGCCGGCAACGCGGTGGTGTTGCGCGGCGGCAGCGAGGCGCTCGGCAGCAACGGATTTCTTTCGGGATTGATCGCGCAAGCGTTGCGGGACGCCGGGCTCAATCCCGACGCGGCGACCTTTATCCGCGATCCGGATCGCGAAGTAATCCAGATAATGAAGCGCAGCCGCGAGCTGATCGACTTGATAATCCCGCGCGGCGGCAAGTCGTTGAAGGAGGCGCTGGAAGGCTCGGCGGTTGCGCTGCTGCCGCATTTTGACGGCATCTGCCACACCTACGTCGATTCCGCGGCCGATCTGAAGATGGCCGAGGAAATCTGCTTGAACGCGAAATGCTCGCGGCCGTCGGTCTGCAATTCGATGGAAACGCTGCTGGTGCATCGCGCGGTCGCGGAAAAATTTCTGCCCGCGCTCGCCGCGCGGATGACGGCGGCCGGGGTCGAAATACGCGGGGATGAGCGGACGCGAAAAATCGTGCCCGCGGCACGCGCGGCGACGGACGAAGACTGGGACACGGAATATCTGGAGCTGATCCTGGCGGTGAAAGTGGTGGATTCGCTTGACGAGGCGATTGCGTTCATCGCGCGTCACGGGTCTCATCTTGCGGACGCGATCGTCACCGGCGACGCGGAGGCGGCGGCGCGCTTTGAACGCGAGGTCGATTCGGCTACGGTTTACGTCAATGCGTCAACGCGTTTCACTGACGGTTTCGAATTCGGATTCGGCGCAGAGACCGGAATCTCGACCAATCGGCTGCACGCGCGCGGGCCGATGGGACTCAACGAGTTGACCACCTACAAGTACGTCGTTGGCGGGACCGGGCAAGTTCGCGCCTGA
- the proB gene encoding glutamate 5-kinase, whose amino-acid sequence MSQLNYKESAVARARRVVIKVGSAVLSEVEGLRVDVIEQLAAQIEPAVRAGHEIVIVTSGAVAAGRARLSKLHGATIAARQAAAATGQIELMSAWAHAFAVHDRTVAQILLTHQDLAERRRRLNANQTIAELLGAGVIPIVNENDTVAVEEIRLGDNDVLSSLVASLVQAQLLIILSDVDGVLTADPRERSDARLIPVISDPEAEMRGLVAEHAGPLGSGGMATKLKAARQAAQAGIAVIIARGREAGIVTSALDPAREAGTLIVPAGVRLKSRKHWIAFALRPAGSIAVDKGAADALCNKGRSLLPSGVREVRGDFGGGACVSLLDPDGAEFGRGLVNYPASDVLKVAGRRSTEISALLGYKVADEIIHRDNFVLIKEIA is encoded by the coding sequence ATGTCCCAACTGAACTACAAGGAATCGGCGGTCGCGCGCGCGCGGCGCGTCGTGATCAAAGTCGGCAGCGCCGTGTTGTCCGAGGTCGAAGGACTGCGCGTCGATGTGATCGAGCAGCTCGCGGCGCAGATCGAGCCGGCGGTGCGGGCCGGCCATGAAATCGTGATCGTCACGTCGGGCGCGGTGGCGGCCGGACGCGCGCGCCTCTCGAAACTTCACGGCGCAACGATTGCGGCGCGGCAAGCCGCGGCCGCCACCGGGCAAATCGAGCTGATGTCGGCGTGGGCGCACGCATTCGCCGTCCACGATCGGACCGTCGCGCAGATTTTGCTCACCCATCAGGACCTGGCGGAACGCCGCAGGCGTCTCAATGCGAACCAGACGATTGCGGAATTACTGGGCGCGGGCGTGATTCCAATCGTCAACGAGAACGACACGGTTGCGGTCGAGGAAATACGGCTGGGCGACAACGACGTGCTGTCGTCGCTGGTCGCGAGCCTGGTGCAGGCGCAGCTCTTGATTATTTTGAGCGATGTGGATGGCGTTCTGACCGCCGACCCGCGCGAGCGCAGCGACGCGCGGTTGATTCCCGTGATCAGCGATCCGGAGGCCGAGATGCGCGGGCTGGTGGCCGAGCATGCGGGTCCGCTGGGGAGCGGCGGGATGGCGACCAAGTTGAAGGCGGCGCGGCAGGCGGCGCAGGCCGGAATCGCCGTGATAATCGCGCGCGGGCGCGAGGCCGGCATCGTCACAAGCGCGCTGGATCCGGCGCGCGAGGCGGGCACGCTGATCGTGCCGGCCGGCGTGCGGCTCAAGAGCCGAAAGCATTGGATAGCGTTCGCGCTGCGGCCGGCGGGCTCAATCGCGGTCGATAAGGGCGCGGCCGACGCGCTGTGCAACAAAGGGCGTTCGCTGCTGCCCTCGGGCGTGCGGGAGGTTCGCGGAGACTTTGGTGGCGGCGCTTGCGTGAGCCTGCTCGATCCCGATGGAGCCGAGTTCGGGCGCGGGTTGGTGAACTATCCGGCGTCCGACGTGCTGAAAGTGGCCGGGCGGCGTTCGACTGAAATTTCAGCTCTGCTCGGCTACAAAGTGGCCGACGAGATTATCCATCGCGACAACTTCGTGCTGATCAAGGAGATCGCGTAG
- the obgE gene encoding GTPase ObgE yields the protein MRFIDEARVFVHAGKGGDGAIAFLREKFRPFGGPAGGNGGRGGSVIFQVDEGLSTLLDFKYQPRLIAKDGEPGRGKEQYGHGADDVVVRVPPGTIVFDEESGMTLADLVMPGDTATIAQGGEGGRGNMHFASSTRRSPRIATPGTAGEQRWIRMELRLVADAGLVGLPNAGKSTLLAALSAARPKIASYPFTTLAPNIGRVSISGEEGFTLADIPGLIEGAHRGLGLGIRFLRHLARTRLVVYVLDGADNPDSALATVRAEIAAFDPALADRPAVVALNKTDLIGVGEANKAARKLRKLTGLEVFPISADKRENLAPLVAAIARMLHRMDQPAACPN from the coding sequence ATGCGATTTATCGACGAAGCCAGGGTATTCGTGCACGCCGGCAAGGGCGGCGACGGCGCAATCGCGTTTTTGCGCGAAAAATTCCGGCCGTTCGGCGGACCCGCGGGCGGCAACGGCGGACGCGGCGGCAGCGTAATCTTCCAGGTCGATGAAGGCCTCTCGACCCTGCTCGATTTCAAATATCAGCCGCGTCTGATCGCGAAGGACGGCGAACCCGGCCGCGGCAAGGAACAATACGGCCACGGCGCCGACGACGTCGTGGTGCGAGTGCCGCCCGGGACGATCGTCTTCGACGAGGAAAGCGGGATGACGCTTGCGGACCTGGTGATGCCGGGCGACACGGCGACAATCGCGCAGGGCGGCGAGGGCGGCCGCGGCAACATGCACTTCGCGTCCTCGACGCGGCGCTCGCCGCGAATTGCGACGCCGGGAACCGCGGGCGAGCAGCGATGGATCCGGATGGAACTGCGGCTGGTCGCCGACGCCGGGCTGGTAGGACTTCCTAACGCGGGCAAGTCCACGTTGCTGGCCGCGCTCAGCGCGGCGCGCCCGAAGATCGCGTCCTACCCGTTCACGACGCTGGCGCCCAACATCGGCCGCGTGTCAATCTCCGGCGAGGAGGGTTTCACGCTGGCCGATATCCCCGGGCTGATCGAGGGAGCGCATCGCGGGCTTGGACTCGGAATCCGTTTTTTGCGCCATCTGGCGCGCACGCGGCTGGTCGTTTACGTGCTCGACGGCGCGGATAATCCCGACTCCGCGCTGGCGACCGTGCGCGCCGAGATCGCGGCGTTCGATCCCGCGCTGGCCGATCGCCCGGCGGTGGTCGCGCTCAACAAGACCGATCTGATCGGCGTCGGCGAGGCGAACAAGGCCGCGCGCAAGCTGCGCAAGCTCACCGGTCTCGAGGTATTCCCGATTTCGGCGGACAAGCGCGAAAATCTGGCGCCGCTGGTCGCGGCGATCGCGCGGATGCTTCATCGGATGGATCAACCGGCGGCATGTCCCAACTGA